From the Ignavibacteria bacterium genome, the window TACAAGTGGAAGTGAATCGACGCCGATATGTTCCATTTGTTTAAGGATGAGTTTTCGATCACGAAAAACTCTTGCCATGCTGAAATGAATTTTAAAAAAGAGAGTGCTTATCTCACCGAATTCATTTAAGAATGAGAGAGTCTTTGAGCCGATTTTGTCTAATGCAGTTGTTAACAAGGATTGGTTTCTTTTATTGAAAAACTAAATTAAAAATAATAAAACAATCTAAATAAAATTATGGCTATGGTAAAATCAATCCTTCAGTAATTGAAAAATGGTTTAAGAAAATTACTCTGAGAAATTGAAATTTCGAACTCCTCTTCGATGTTATCTGCTCGATTTACTCAAACTTTTAGTTAAGACAATCCGTTTATGCATAAATTAATCGCTGACCTTTTGGTTCAGGAATCGGAGTACCAAATTCTTTTGCAGTGTCAATCCAAAGACGAATTGCTTCCTTTATGTTCGTCAGGGCTTCATCGTAGGTAGTTCCGTGAGCGCTGCATCCAGGTAGCTCTGGTACTTCGGCGATATAAACTTT encodes:
- a CDS encoding type II toxin-antitoxin system HicB family antitoxin, coding for MYKYEIIIYWDKNDKVYIAEVPELPGCSAHGTTYDEALTNIKEAIRLWIDTAKEFGTPIPEPKGQRLIYA